A section of the Akkermansia muciniphila genome encodes:
- a CDS encoding type III pantothenate kinase, which translates to MTYLLIDNSNTRTKFVLSTPDALLPERYMIPTREVSEERLDEVLSGVRYDAAVVCSVVPRVAEVLKNWMARPCHFLSCDSRLNVGIDYPHPRQIGADRLANAVGAVAYYGYPCVVVDFGTAVTFDVIGPECTYKGGVIAPGLASMGDYLARNTALLPAIDPQEPSRVIGTSTVEAMQSGAVYGYRGLVKEILARLEEELGVRPAVVATGGDAALIARGVERIDHVDPDITLNGLRMAAPLNL; encoded by the coding sequence GTGACCTATCTGCTGATTGACAATTCCAACACGCGCACCAAGTTCGTGCTCTCCACGCCGGACGCCCTGCTGCCGGAACGGTACATGATCCCCACCCGGGAGGTGAGCGAGGAACGGCTGGATGAAGTGCTGTCCGGCGTCCGTTATGACGCCGCCGTGGTATGCTCCGTGGTGCCGCGCGTGGCGGAAGTGCTGAAAAACTGGATGGCCAGGCCGTGCCACTTCCTCTCCTGTGATTCCCGGCTGAACGTGGGCATTGACTATCCGCACCCGCGCCAGATAGGCGCCGACAGGCTGGCGAATGCCGTAGGCGCCGTGGCGTATTACGGATATCCGTGCGTCGTGGTGGACTTCGGCACCGCCGTGACCTTTGACGTGATCGGCCCTGAATGCACGTATAAGGGCGGCGTGATCGCTCCGGGGCTTGCCAGCATGGGGGATTACCTGGCGCGCAATACCGCTCTTCTTCCCGCCATTGACCCCCAGGAGCCCTCCCGCGTCATCGGCACCAGCACGGTGGAGGCCATGCAGTCCGGCGCCGTGTACGGCTACCGGGGGCTGGTGAAGGAAATCCTGGCCCGGCTGGAGGAGGAGCTGGGCGTCCGTCCCGCCGTGGTGGCTACGGGAGGGGATGCCGCGCTGATCGCCAGGGGCGTGGAGCGCATTGACCACGTGGACCCGGATATCACGCTGAACGGGTTGCGCATGGCGGCCCCCCTGAATCTTTGA
- a CDS encoding PEP-CTERM sorting domain-containing protein, which translates to MKATDGTASAIQVTYNISGGLLGGVQATNSNMYGTHTIGSGGLNMWKQAYGYDLDAAKTTRGWNETLVLGVGGLVAPGDVSVTGFQANSGYTMSSVFTISGLANVATWGTNSPVTLNGTGINVKNIYLAGSNGQVVDLLHISGGSLATLLSSGTFMLTWQFETTSSFNPNSSLTMEFSDSLLSVAGEYGMSALAVRDGMPNLTVPEPATASLSLLGLAALLMRRRRTH; encoded by the coding sequence ATGAAAGCTACGGACGGTACGGCGTCCGCGATCCAGGTTACCTATAACATCTCCGGCGGTCTCCTCGGAGGAGTGCAGGCTACCAACAGCAACATGTACGGGACGCACACGATCGGAAGTGGCGGCCTGAACATGTGGAAACAGGCTTACGGCTATGATCTGGATGCCGCCAAGACCACCCGCGGATGGAATGAGACCCTCGTTCTTGGAGTGGGCGGCCTTGTCGCTCCCGGCGATGTTAGCGTTACCGGGTTCCAGGCCAACAGTGGCTATACGATGTCTTCTGTGTTCACCATAAGCGGCTTGGCCAATGTGGCCACGTGGGGGACAAACAGCCCCGTAACCCTCAATGGTACCGGCATCAACGTCAAGAATATCTACCTGGCCGGCTCCAACGGACAGGTAGTGGACCTGCTCCACATCAGCGGCGGGAGTTTGGCTACCCTGCTTTCCAGCGGTACGTTCATGTTGACTTGGCAGTTTGAAACCACTTCTTCTTTCAATCCCAATTCTTCGCTCACCATGGAATTTTCCGACAGCTTGCTTAGCGTGGCAGGCGAGTATGGAATGTCCGCCTTGGCGGTGAGGGACGGAATGCCCAACCTGACGGTGCCGGAACCGGCTACGGCTTCACTGAGCCTTCTTGGACTGGCTGCCCTGCTGATGCGCCGCCGCCGCACCCACTGA
- the fmt gene encoding methionyl-tRNA formyltransferase encodes MRIVFMGTGDIAIPAFRSLIRNTDLVGLVTQPDRPVGRHQVLTAPAIKNLAREAGIPVLQPHSLRTADALVNLRRLNPDLIAVMAYGQILSQEVIDLAPMGCINAHASLLPRHRGAACIQSAIKSGDSHTGITIMHIVKKLDAGDIIAQISTPLEGTETGGILHDKLAQMTPDVLLPAIHSIEKGTATRVPQQEFLATYAPKLLRADGRIDWTRPAEEIGRMIRAYDPWPGTFTNYWNRKNRIRNMKIFPGFTIVPEAEGKPGQVLSAGEQGLLIACGSGGLLVTDVQLEGSTRMSISQLIAGHPNLKDIHFDV; translated from the coding sequence ATGCGCATCGTCTTCATGGGCACAGGCGACATTGCCATTCCCGCCTTCCGCAGCCTGATCCGTAACACGGACCTGGTAGGCCTGGTTACGCAGCCTGACCGCCCCGTGGGCAGGCACCAGGTGCTTACGGCTCCCGCCATCAAGAACCTTGCCAGGGAAGCGGGCATCCCCGTGCTCCAGCCACATTCCCTGCGGACGGCGGACGCGCTGGTCAACCTCAGAAGATTGAACCCGGACCTGATCGCAGTCATGGCATACGGGCAGATTTTAAGCCAGGAAGTAATTGACCTGGCTCCCATGGGCTGCATTAACGCGCACGCCTCCCTGCTGCCGCGCCACCGCGGGGCAGCCTGCATCCAGTCCGCCATCAAGTCCGGAGATTCCCACACGGGAATCACGATCATGCACATTGTCAAAAAACTGGACGCGGGGGACATCATCGCCCAGATCAGCACCCCGCTGGAAGGAACGGAAACCGGAGGAATCCTGCACGACAAGCTGGCGCAGATGACGCCGGACGTTCTGCTCCCGGCCATCCATTCCATTGAGAAAGGGACCGCTACCCGCGTTCCCCAGCAGGAGTTCCTGGCGACGTACGCTCCCAAGCTCCTGCGAGCGGACGGCAGGATTGACTGGACGCGCCCCGCGGAGGAAATAGGCCGCATGATCCGGGCGTATGACCCGTGGCCCGGCACCTTCACCAATTACTGGAACCGCAAGAACCGCATCCGCAACATGAAAATTTTCCCCGGCTTCACCATCGTTCCGGAGGCGGAAGGGAAACCGGGCCAGGTGCTTTCTGCCGGGGAGCAGGGGCTGCTGATCGCCTGCGGAAGCGGCGGCCTGCTGGTGACGGACGTCCAGCTGGAAGGCAGCACGCGCATGAGCATTTCCCAGTTGATTGCCGGGCACCCGAATTTGAAAGACATCCACTTCGACGTGTAA
- a CDS encoding acyl carrier protein — MSDNSIEEKVRSIIVDQLGVESDKVTADAKFIEDLGADSLDTVELVMAFEENFDIEVPDEEAEKLQSVADVVAYIEKVQG, encoded by the coding sequence ATGTCTGACAACAGCATCGAAGAAAAAGTAAGAAGTATCATCGTTGACCAACTTGGCGTTGAATCCGATAAAGTGACTGCTGATGCGAAATTCATCGAGGATCTCGGTGCTGATTCGCTGGATACCGTTGAACTCGTGATGGCTTTCGAAGAAAACTTTGACATTGAAGTGCCCGACGAAGAAGCTGAAAAGCTCCAGTCCGTTGCCGACGTGGTTGCCTACATCGAAAAGGTTCAGGGTTAA
- a CDS encoding ATP-dependent helicase, translated as MDSLNTAQRKAVQTLQGPVLILAGAGTGKTRTVTCRIAHMVDRGISPKSILAVTFTNKAALEMRERVGQMVERKAARQIMVSTFHSLCVRILREDIGRLGYKTNFTIYSGSEQSGLIRRLIVRHGGITEKIGPKDVLSAMSRMKNSGLGLDSIEDNLTANIAASYQRELQAQNSVDFDDLLILADKLLKEHPDVREAWQQRFRYITVDEFQDTNSLQMSLLGHLVGPAHNVCVVGDDDQSIYGWRGAQISNILEFERFFPNPTVIKLEENYRCTAPILDAANALIRHNLGRRDKTLRAHKGGGEAVRLISMPGDAEEAEFIITDIENVRRQEERPWEDFAILFRANTQSRIIEQTLREHKIPYRMVGAQSFFDRKEVKDLISYLATIENPQADEYLLRILNTPPRGISELTSHLAIDWSREHGNSVWAALQDEEFLAALSTRARNSVQEFNELIARYIDIFQDKETDFGDAMEQLIEETGFSDYVTRLCKTEAEIQKRLVSIGDVKASLRNFWQPGKTLRDYLAQVTLDKEDNDDDVENKPGVCLITMHAAKGLEFPVVYLVGLEEGILPHKRSLEDGNCDEERRLLYVGITRAQEKLMLTYCSTRLRYGDRMPCQRSSFLSEIPPHLMEYAKWDDLMNAEATEEESGNFFDSLRSMLLEDD; from the coding sequence ATGGACAGCCTGAACACGGCCCAGAGGAAGGCCGTGCAGACCCTTCAGGGGCCTGTGCTGATTCTGGCCGGGGCCGGAACGGGCAAGACGCGCACCGTCACCTGCCGCATCGCCCACATGGTGGACCGCGGCATCAGCCCCAAGAGCATCCTGGCCGTCACGTTCACGAACAAGGCCGCCCTGGAAATGCGGGAGCGCGTGGGCCAGATGGTGGAGCGGAAGGCGGCGCGCCAGATCATGGTGAGCACCTTCCATTCCCTCTGCGTGCGCATCCTGCGGGAAGACATCGGGCGCCTGGGGTACAAGACCAATTTCACCATTTACAGCGGTTCCGAGCAGAGCGGCCTGATCCGGCGCCTGATCGTCCGCCACGGAGGCATCACGGAAAAAATCGGTCCCAAGGACGTCCTTTCCGCCATGAGCCGGATGAAGAACAGCGGCCTGGGCCTGGACTCCATTGAAGACAACCTGACGGCCAACATTGCCGCCTCCTACCAGCGGGAGCTCCAGGCGCAAAATTCCGTGGACTTTGACGACCTGCTGATCCTGGCGGACAAGCTGCTGAAGGAGCATCCGGACGTGCGGGAAGCCTGGCAGCAGCGCTTCCGCTATATTACGGTGGATGAATTCCAGGATACCAACAGCCTCCAGATGAGCCTGCTGGGCCATCTGGTAGGTCCCGCGCACAATGTCTGCGTGGTGGGGGACGACGACCAGTCCATTTACGGCTGGCGCGGCGCCCAGATCAGCAATATCCTGGAGTTCGAACGCTTTTTCCCGAATCCCACCGTCATCAAGCTGGAGGAGAATTACCGCTGCACCGCCCCCATCCTGGACGCGGCCAATGCCCTGATCCGCCACAACCTGGGCCGCAGGGACAAGACGCTGCGTGCCCACAAGGGAGGCGGGGAAGCCGTCCGCCTGATTTCCATGCCCGGAGACGCGGAGGAGGCGGAGTTCATCATCACGGACATTGAAAACGTCCGCAGGCAGGAGGAACGCCCCTGGGAGGACTTCGCCATCCTGTTCCGGGCGAACACCCAGAGCCGCATCATTGAACAGACGCTCCGGGAGCACAAGATTCCCTACCGCATGGTGGGCGCGCAGAGCTTCTTTGACCGCAAGGAGGTGAAGGACCTCATTTCCTACCTGGCGACAATTGAAAACCCGCAGGCGGACGAATACCTGCTGCGCATCCTGAATACGCCCCCGCGCGGCATCAGCGAGCTGACCAGCCACCTGGCCATTGACTGGAGCCGGGAACACGGCAACAGCGTCTGGGCCGCCCTGCAGGACGAGGAATTCCTGGCGGCCCTTTCCACCCGCGCCCGCAACAGCGTGCAGGAGTTCAATGAGCTGATCGCCAGGTACATTGACATTTTCCAGGACAAGGAGACGGACTTCGGCGACGCCATGGAGCAGCTCATTGAGGAAACCGGGTTCAGCGATTATGTAACGCGCCTGTGCAAGACGGAAGCTGAAATCCAGAAGCGCCTCGTCTCCATCGGGGACGTGAAGGCCTCCCTCCGCAACTTCTGGCAGCCCGGAAAAACCCTCCGGGATTACCTGGCCCAGGTCACCCTGGACAAGGAGGATAATGATGACGACGTGGAGAACAAGCCCGGCGTGTGCCTGATCACCATGCACGCCGCCAAAGGGCTGGAATTCCCGGTGGTGTACCTCGTAGGGCTGGAAGAAGGCATCCTGCCCCACAAGCGTTCCCTGGAAGACGGCAACTGTGACGAGGAACGCCGCCTGCTTTACGTGGGCATCACGCGCGCGCAGGAAAAACTCATGCTGACTTATTGTTCCACGCGCCTGCGCTACGGGGACCGCATGCCCTGCCAGCGCTCCTCCTTCCTGAGCGAGATTCCGCCCCACCTGATGGAGTATGCCAAGTGGGACGACCTGATGAATGCGGAAGCCACGGAGGAGGAATCCGGGAACTTTTTCGACTCCCTGCGCAGCATGCTTCTGGAGGACGATTAA
- a CDS encoding MGDG synthase family glycosyltransferase yields the protein MEKGRLPRILILTAGYGEGHHSAAGGVRDALAGRAEVRVTDLCAEAMPGMFRVTRAAYLWIISRTPRLWKLMYEVSDRRNLAEKPVKGLGPVEHLLERLLREWKPDAVVSTYMVYPYMLDSLAARTGKTVPYLTVVTDSCVINKSWLCSESPLWAVTDPWTREIMMEKGLPPDRLRVTGFPVNPGLGALAREHPVSWREGEPFRVLYFAQRSARHARAELEAMLEADPAISVTCILGRRFRRIYPHLRDLRARYGRRLKVRGWTRRVPHYLSASHVVVGKAGGATVHEVLASARPMLVNFLLPGQEEGNAHLLEKLGGGCHVPDARALASALAGMMADGGAQWRRMHENLLKADMTGGSGRIADLVLKLAQEHTN from the coding sequence ATGGAGAAAGGAAGGCTGCCGCGCATTCTGATTCTGACTGCAGGGTACGGGGAAGGGCATCATTCCGCGGCCGGAGGCGTGCGGGATGCCCTGGCGGGGCGTGCGGAGGTCCGCGTGACGGACCTGTGCGCGGAGGCCATGCCCGGCATGTTCCGCGTGACCCGCGCCGCGTACCTTTGGATCATTTCCCGCACTCCGCGCCTCTGGAAACTGATGTATGAGGTGAGCGACAGGCGCAACCTGGCGGAAAAGCCCGTCAAGGGGCTGGGCCCGGTGGAACATCTGCTGGAACGCCTGCTGCGGGAGTGGAAGCCGGACGCCGTGGTCTCCACGTACATGGTGTACCCCTACATGCTGGATTCCCTGGCGGCCCGTACCGGAAAGACTGTGCCGTACCTGACCGTCGTGACGGACTCCTGCGTGATCAACAAGTCCTGGCTGTGTTCGGAATCCCCGCTGTGGGCCGTAACGGATCCCTGGACGCGGGAAATCATGATGGAAAAGGGCCTTCCTCCGGACAGGCTGCGCGTGACGGGTTTTCCCGTGAATCCCGGCCTGGGCGCGCTGGCGCGGGAGCATCCCGTTTCCTGGAGGGAGGGGGAACCGTTCCGCGTCCTTTACTTCGCCCAGCGTTCCGCGCGGCATGCCCGTGCGGAGCTGGAAGCCATGCTGGAGGCGGACCCCGCCATCAGCGTGACCTGTATCCTGGGGCGCCGGTTCAGGCGCATTTATCCCCATCTACGGGATTTGCGCGCCAGGTACGGGCGCAGGCTGAAAGTGCGCGGCTGGACGCGCCGCGTGCCCCACTATCTTTCAGCCAGCCATGTGGTGGTGGGGAAGGCCGGGGGGGCTACCGTGCATGAGGTGCTGGCGTCCGCGCGGCCCATGCTGGTCAACTTCCTTCTTCCGGGCCAGGAAGAGGGCAACGCGCACCTGCTGGAGAAGCTGGGCGGCGGCTGCCACGTTCCGGATGCCCGCGCCCTGGCCTCCGCGCTGGCGGGGATGATGGCGGACGGCGGCGCGCAGTGGCGGCGCATGCATGAAAATCTGCTGAAGGCGGATATGACCGGAGGAAGCGGACGGATAGCGGATTTGGTCTTGAAACTGGCGCAGGAACATACTAACTGA